Genomic window (Marinobacter szutsaonensis):
ACCAGGATGGCACTGATGCCGAGGGTCTTGAGAATCTCCCGTACATCCAGGCTCAGGCGCCGGCGCAGGTCTGCATCCAGGTTGGAGAAGGGCTCATCCAGCAGGATCAGGGTCGGCTCTGGCGCCAGTGCCCTGGCCAGGGCAACCCGTTGCTGCTGACCGCCCGAGAGTTCGTGGGGGTAGCTGTTCGCCAGGTCCTGCAGATGCACCACTTCCAGAAGTTCCATGACTTTCTGGCGCCGTTCCGCCTTGCTCATCCCTTTCAAACCAAAACCGATGTTATCGGCGATGGTCAGGTGCGGAAACAGGGCGTAGTCCTGGAATACCATGCCGATCCGGCGTTTCTCCGGTGCCAGGGTGCGGCCGGGCAGGCTGATGGTCTGTGATTCCAGGCAGATCTCGCCGCTGTTCAGGGGCAAAAAGCCGGCCAGGGCCCGCAGGATGGTACTCTTGCCGCAGCCGCTGGGGCCGAGCAGGCAGCCGATATCGCCATGGCTGAGCGCGAAATTGACTCCCTTGACCACGGAGTCGGCGCCATAGCCGCAGGACAGGTTGTTGACTTCCAGTAACCAGTCCCCGGCGGGGGAAGCGGGCACACCCATAGATCAGTCCAACCGGTTGAGAATAAGGAACTCGAGCAGGGCCTTCTGGGCATGCAGGCGATTCTCTGCCTCGTCCCAGACCACGGACCCCGGATGTTCCATCATGTCGGCGGAAATCTCCTCGCCGCGATGGGCTGGCAGGCAGTGCATGAACAGGGCGTCCTTGTCCGCCACGGCCATCAGATCCGGGTTGATCTGGTAGTCCCGGAAGGCCTTTTCCCGGGCTTTCTGCTCATCTTCCTGCCCCATGGAGGCCCAGACGTCGGTGACCAGCAGCTGGGCGCCTCTGGCGGCCTCGGCCGGATCCCGGACGATGGTGACACGGTCGCCGTGCTCCTTCATCAGGGTCTCGCTGGGTTCATAGCCCTCGGGGCAGGCCACGTTCAGGTGAAAATCGAAGCGGGTGGCTGCGTTGATGTAGGAATGGCACATGTTGTTGCCATCGCCGATCCAGGCCACCGTGGCGCCGCGAATGCTGCCGCGGTGTTCGCGATAGGTCTGCATGTCGGCCAGTAACTGGCACGGATGGAAATCATCGGTCAGGGCATTGATCACCGGCACGCGGGATGCCGCCGCAAAGCGTTCGACTGTCTCATGGGCAAAGGTACGGATCATCACCGCGTCGACCATGCTGGAGATGACAATGGCGGAGTCCTCGATGGGCTCGCCGCGCCCGAGCTGGGTATCCCGGGGAGACAGGAACAGGGCCGAACCGCCGAGCTGGGTCATGCCGGCTTCAAACGACACTCGGGTGCGGGTCGAGGACTTCTCGAAGATCATGGCCAGCACGCGGTTTTTCAGGGAATCGCGTACCTTGCCCTGCCGCCACTCGTTACGGAGTTTGCTTGCATGGTCCAGCAGCTGCTCCAGCTCGCCGGTGGACATGTCATTCAGTGTCAGAAAATGTCGTGCCGCCATGAAATGGCCCTTACCTCAATGAAACCGCGACTCGCGGGGTTCCTGATGTCTGGTTGATGGAAAGCTGTGCCGGGAAAAACGGGGCATCAAGTCTAGCCCTTCGGGGGAGGGATGACAACGCTGCCTACCCCATCCGGGTGTTTGGTGGCCGGTCCCGGACACGTGTACAATAAGCTCAGCAGATTGCCCGAGGGCGATTCCGTTTTCAATCAGAGGTGAATGTTCATGGACATCAATGAAACCATCAAGAGCCAGCTCGAAGAAAACCCGATCATTCTGTACATGAAGGGCACCCCGCAGGCTCCGCAATGCGGTTTCTCCGCCAAGACCGTGCAGGCGCTGATGGCTTGTGGCGAGCGTTTCGCATTCGTCAACATCCTGGACAACCAGGAACTGCGGGAAGCGCTGAAGGTCTACTCAAGCTGGCCGACCTATCCACAGCTGTACATCAATGGCGAGCTGGTAGGCGGGTGTGACATCGTTCTGGAGATGTCCGAAAGCGGTGAGTTGGCCAAGATGGTCAAGGAAGCGGCCAAGCAAGCCGAGGCCTGATCTCCGCCCGGGGGCTCAGAGACGCTTCGGGGAGAACACCAGTTCCACCTCGAAGCGGTCCCCGGTTTCACTGTCCGCAGGAGGCTCCGGGTAGGGGCTTGCCGCAAGGGCCGCGCGATAAGCGGCTTCGTCCACTGTTTGAATCCCCGTCGATTTCACCACTCTGGCCCGGGTCAGGGCACCATTTTTCATCAGCTGAAGCTCGATCTCCATCCTGGCACTGTCTGTCAGCCGGCTAATGGCCGGTACCCGCAGTCGTTCCAGTTCCTGGGCCAGGTGTACCGCGAGCCGGATCAGGTAGGGATCCTGCTGGCTTGGGGACCGGGTGATCCGGGTCAGCTCCGTGTTGTCAGCCTCTTCCTTTATCTCCTCGGGCTCCCCCGCCTCGCTGGCAACACTGGCTGGCTTCGATGGGCTGGCCTGCAGTTCGGCCGGTTCAGGTCTGGTTTGGTCCGGCGCCGGGGGGCTGTTCCCCGGTGAAGGTTCGGAGACTTTCCGGGGCGACGATGTAGAGGTTACCGGAGTGGGCTCGGGACGTACCTCGGTGGCAGGTTCGGGTATTTCGAACCGGGGATTCCGCTCGGCAGGTTGCTCCCGGGGCTGAGTCTCGGCAGGTGTCGCCGGCTGGCTGGATGTTGCCGGGGTAGCCCCGGCAGTCAGCAGCTCGAGCGTCAGTCGGTGATGGTGTTGCGGCGCGTCCGCTTTTGGGAACGGGAGCCCGGAAAGGAACAGTGTGTGCAGGAGGATGGCAATGGACAGCGCCAGGGCTATCCGGTAGCTGTCCGGTAGCCCTTTTACTGAAGGGTGGGGCACTGACATCGGTGTCAGGCGGTCTTGCTCCGCAGTGAGCCGACAACGGCGTCGAGTGCCCGGTCAATCAGGGCGCCCTGCTCCAGCAGGGTGAGCCGGCCGCGACGCATCTCGTGGGCCAGTTCCAGGCGGGTCTTTTCGATC
Coding sequences:
- the argF gene encoding ornithine carbamoyltransferase — protein: MAARHFLTLNDMSTGELEQLLDHASKLRNEWRQGKVRDSLKNRVLAMIFEKSSTRTRVSFEAGMTQLGGSALFLSPRDTQLGRGEPIEDSAIVISSMVDAVMIRTFAHETVERFAAASRVPVINALTDDFHPCQLLADMQTYREHRGSIRGATVAWIGDGNNMCHSYINAATRFDFHLNVACPEGYEPSETLMKEHGDRVTIVRDPAEAARGAQLLVTDVWASMGQEDEQKAREKAFRDYQINPDLMAVADKDALFMHCLPAHRGEEISADMMEHPGSVVWDEAENRLHAQKALLEFLILNRLD
- a CDS encoding TonB family protein; this encodes MSVPHPSVKGLPDSYRIALALSIAILLHTLFLSGLPFPKADAPQHHHRLTLELLTAGATPATSSQPATPAETQPREQPAERNPRFEIPEPATEVRPEPTPVTSTSSPRKVSEPSPGNSPPAPDQTRPEPAELQASPSKPASVASEAGEPEEIKEEADNTELTRITRSPSQQDPYLIRLAVHLAQELERLRVPAISRLTDSARMEIELQLMKNGALTRARVVKSTGIQTVDEAAYRAALAASPYPEPPADSETGDRFEVELVFSPKRL
- the grxD gene encoding Grx4 family monothiol glutaredoxin, encoding MDINETIKSQLEENPIILYMKGTPQAPQCGFSAKTVQALMACGERFAFVNILDNQELREALKVYSSWPTYPQLYINGELVGGCDIVLEMSESGELAKMVKEAAKQAEA
- a CDS encoding ABC transporter ATP-binding protein is translated as MGVPASPAGDWLLEVNNLSCGYGADSVVKGVNFALSHGDIGCLLGPSGCGKSTILRALAGFLPLNSGEICLESQTISLPGRTLAPEKRRIGMVFQDYALFPHLTIADNIGFGLKGMSKAERRQKVMELLEVVHLQDLANSYPHELSGGQQQRVALARALAPEPTLILLDEPFSNLDADLRRRLSLDVREILKTLGISAILVTHDQQEAFAMCDQVAVLKGGELLQWDVPYNLYHEPANRFVASFVGQGGFIPGKALGPDTIESELGIIHGNRAYKWEPGTLVDVLIRPDDIVFDENSDLRPKVVEKTFAGTSTLYRFRCSEETEFEALFRSHLDFHLGEQVPVRVEADHLIAFERTG